GGTGTGAAACTAACACTATTCAGTGTCTGAGAAATAATGCCTGAAAATTGGGACTACAGTCTGTTCCTCAAATCCTTCATTCATGACCTGACTGGAAACGGAACCTAGCTGTGCCAGAGCTactgatatatttttgtataatcgCTAGCGGTGACACTTTTAGGGATTCTCCTGGCACATATGGGCATGTAAGTCATTACGGAATGATTGCAGTTGTGACTTGGTGGCACTAACATGAACATTGGGCCACAGGTGACCGCAAACTGTTTGTGGGGATGCTGAGCAAACAGCAGTCAGAAGAGGAAGTGACCAGTATGTTTCAAGCCTTTGGATCAATTGAGGAATGTTCTGTTCTACGGGGGCCTGATGGAAGCAGCAAaggtaagataaaaaaaatagggtCATTTGCTTTGTTAATTAATAGGATATATGGGAAtatatgctgtttttttattatttcttttttttctattttgtttctaATAGGTCCATTATAgcactaatgttttttttctaatttacaactGACGCTTTACAAATTGccttcaaacttcatttttttcattgctgacttatttacatatttagtaTATATGATCTGATCTGATCTGATTGGGCTCCAGTGAGTGGTGCGTTTACTGCtccattttgttttgcaggcTGTGCTTTTGTCAAGTTCTCTTCTCATGCTGAAGCTCAGGCAGCGATACATGCTCTACATGGGAGTCAAACAATGCCAGTAAGTGTTCTATTCACTGGTCATACACCAGGTAACTTTGCGCTTACAGGTGTTCAAACACAAACAGATCTGACAGCTCTATATGATctatgtccaatttggccacacatgtaagTAATGTAATCAATTATCCATAATCTTGTAACACAAATACACTTTGGTGTAAGGAAAGACTAACATTTAAGTCTTTTCACATTCCAATTCCAGAATGTTATTACTACCAAGTACATTAGTATAATGCTATAGCTCCTTTAGCTGTCACTGACAGATCTGACCATACCAGGTAAGTGGCAAAGTTAGCAACACAGATTTTGGCAGTCTACATGTGTCTGGGTTTTCACCAATTATGTGGAACATACAAATCTGATATGACTGCTATGTTCCTATCAACTGACTTTGTACATTTCTCTTATGTTCTATTGAttacatatcaattgaatctcaTTTTGATTGGATAAAATAGTCACCACAAGCTTTAATGTCAGCCTAATTGTGTGGAACTTGACCAACTTGACCAATATCATCTGTAGGTATGACCACATTAAGTGGAGTAAAAACTGCCACTGCAAGGGGTGAGATCATTATGGGGCCCAAAGGTGAAGCCCAGTAATACCGAGCAGAACAAGTCTCTCAAAAGGGTGGACTGGCATTGGAAAAAAACGGATGTCACAGTTTCAAAAAACTCACGATATATGTCATTAACGTGGACTGACTTCATTCATGtggattgatttttatttttatttttgtgtatatttattgctgtatttacttttttctcatttttatattttatattttatgtcttattttttatttttatctttattccgtttggtttatttttatgtgcACAGAGTAGCGCCAATTGTAACATCTTTGGGTATGTGTATGGCATTGCTGGTGTctcacccaaattttgctataggTCCTGGCGATTCTGTGTTCTGCTACTGATTCATATATGGACACATTGATTGAACAAACAACACACTGTATCTCATAGTTCACTCCTGAGTAATTGTTATCAGACAATTTCACTTTTCtgtatggctgggtacacactacagaaaatttctcccgattcgatacagttaacgattttaccaatgactgaagaaaaaaaaaagtctagatcagcatgccgattcatgtgtacacactatacaagatttaccttcagacatGTGcctttcatctgttataaccatcagctgaaaagactgTAAACTGTATGGACATCTGCCTACACTGccagtcgtgagtgcatacacactgcaggatttacCTGACATTTTTCCATCGTCTataaagatttttagtccgtttagaaaatcaaatcaaacgttACGATGTGCTTTGTTGTGATAAAACATGaccgttggagtgtacacactaatgcaatatcagacccaATGGTCGttttgtgtgattggcccaataatcggctgaaaaacctgtagtgtgtacccagcctatgtcTGTATTTTATTCAATACTGTTACCCACTCATTTGGCTCCGGATGGCAATAGCAGAAGAAGttcaatgaaaaaatgctttattattaaaataataaagcattttctcaCATGGgaagttttttaaaatattttttctttgtttactatttttgaatatttttttttcaataagtgcaactgaaagcccaagttcAGGCTTTCAGATCCACCCTGTGTATGTGAACTGGCTACCCAGGTCATGCATGTGCATATCCCCTCTGACTGCCCTGGCGAAATGCCAAGATAACCCTTTCTGCTCCAGTCCAGTGTCGCAGGGACAGCTGCCCCGccgatattttattgataaatcgtGGTGATAAATggttttctattgctgcaataaTCTTAATAAATAGTCAGCAAAGGCAGAAAACACAGACATATAAGACCTACCTTGACATTTTTCCCATAATACCTGTGCTTACAAACATAGTGGTCTCCATGTGTAACCTTTTTCCTGATTTTTGTTACTAGCTGTAGTGTGAAGGAGCACAGGAAAAGTTACTTTTTAGTTTTTACTACCCACACAGCAGCTAGAAAACTCACTGGCAGTGCTGGTCTTGACTTCTAGGTACTGGCGGTTTGTGACTTTTATAAAAGGCTGCATCGCCTCTATTGTACTGTCCAGTGCTTTGTGTAGAAACATGCTGCTCAGAGGTAGACTTTGTACTTCATTACATATATTCACCTATATATTAATAACTGCAGCTGATAAGAGTTATTATAGCCCTTATGCTGTGCCTTCCAAATCCCAACAGAGCTGTCCGTCCAGCTCTGGCCTCAGAGTAGCTGCATTACATGACTCTTCTGCAGGCTGGAGAGTCTGTGCACTCAGGCAGTTCATCTGACATCTAGTTTGCAGGTGCAATCCCCATTGTGGAGAAAagagtaaggggtatatttatatatttatcaaagggtgctGACGAAAAATGGGTGTTTTTGTGGGCAGTAGTACTTTTTTTCCTCCTATCATCCTATACATAAAAGGGTTACTGCCAGCAATCGCTCTCCTTGATTTATCTTGGAAAAGTGGAACTAAAAACCAATGTCTTTCAGTTCTATTCTGCATGCTACCCGTGCATGCGCATATAACCTGAGACAGGCGGTAAGTTAACCATTACTGCTCCAGGGCCAGTGTCACTGAGATTTTTTTATGAATAGCAGCGGtaagagatttatttattttttccgttATAACCGCCTCTTCATAAAGAGGGCCCTTATTGTGTCTGGAGGTGCTACACAACATGACAGCATAGTGTCCCCTGTATGTCAGGAGGGGATCTGTACCTGTGCAGGTACACGTCCAAAAGACCAACCTTATTGAAATGTACCAAATCTGCTGTGTTTTCTATCAGCCAAGCCTtgtttatattgtacattttatatttactaggGTCCCAATCATCTTCTATTAACAGTGGCAAAAAACGTCACTGTGCTATGACCATTTGGACACATAAGAGCTACTATTACTAATGATATTGTAGATGAGTCAGTCACTcatgtaaataaattaaactttGCAGGCAGTTAGTGTTTACTGCCTGATACTGATcttttatactaaatatatagAGAACAATAATGCAAAACAAACTCCATGTGTACTGTAAACAGATATATTTTCCTATTAAACAAAATGTAACCGTACTTATAGAGACATCTTCACAAAAAGCAATATATGACCATTTAGACCAAATTGGCTCGCCTTTGCAACATATGTTCCACCAATCACTGATGGTTGCCaggaaagcttaaaaaaaaatctaatccgATTTTTATATTTGGAGGTGTATAAATGATTGGCCAATCACTGCAATCTGCCAACAACTTCAGTTGGCACAGATTGAGTGTCATGTGATTCATTAATTCAGTCTGGCTGCAGGACAGCCAGATCAAATTTGGCTATTGATGTGTGGTTTAGAAAGAATGACTGGATCTCAATGTGTTTGGACAGATTTAGGTAGAATGTTCCTAGAAATTTGTGACTATGACACTgtctaaataaatgtgtattcatAATAATGTGAGAATTCCGCCTTCAGCTTCTCATGTGCAATGAGATAGATACACATCaaagaaaaattatttaatttgagCTTTATCACTTACTTCCAGGGTGCCTCTTCCAGCCTTGTGGTCAAATTTGCGGACACAGACAAGGAGCGAACTCTGCGTCGAATGCAGCAGATGGTTGGTCAGCTGGGAATCTTTACCCCATCACTGGCACTTCCCATAAGCCCATACAGCGCCTATGCACAAGCCGTGAGTGTACTAACCTGCATCTATTGTAAATAGATATTTGAGAACTATTTTAAACAGCTTCGGATGACATTGTTGTTTTGTACAACCTGAATAATTTGGTGGAATGAAATGCAGCTCACTACAAGAGtagacatttattttatgtagcgTGTAACAAGAAATAATGAGTAACAAATGCAGATGGCATTGGCATTGATCATGGTCTGTATAGTTGGCTGTTTGCTTTGTTAGCTCACAAACTATGTGAACAATGGGGTTACATGATGAACCAGTCGTCTAATAAAATAGCTGCAGAAGATAGGTGTGATAAGGGTGTACAACCTTTTTCATCCAAAGTCGTTTAGATTGGATAATTGTATGAAACATGGCCCGTAGAACAGCAAACTTAGAGAAATTGTGTTTTCTTTATAAAAGGGAGGAAATAAATGTAGACAAGATGAAATGAAAAGCAGTTACCAGTGATTTATGGAGCTTCACTAATAGATGGCAGAACAGATTATTATTTTAGGAAAGAGAGAGATATTTCGGTAATAGAGAGAAATAGGGATGCTTGGCTGTAGAGATTTAGGGCCTCTTTTAGATCCAGCTAAAGTGAGAAAATTTgcaccaggacaaaccatgttgtgatgcaaagggtgcaaatgcagtttggtttttgcatgcagggaaaatgctgCTTTCTAGCTAGATTTCCCCATAACTTTAAATTAGGAGAATGTATATTATTAAGAGGCTCACTCTTGGAAATAGCATGTGTGAGGAGATGGCAACacacatttgattttttttttagagaccGAGTTATGAGAGTCTGGCAAGCTTTTCCATAGAATGACACTTGACTACTAAGAGATTGAGTCACAATTTGTATTCCAAGCTACAAGTGAGAATGGAGAAAGAAGATATAGGGCTTTGACCTGGAGATAGGGTACTTAGAATAAGAAGTGATAAATCTTGCTCTGTTGAGCAATGGGGCTTATAATAACACGAAATGGAATATGGATTGGTGATGGATGCTGCACAACTAGAGAAATTGAGGCAGGGAATGGAGAGATATAGGGATGTAAAGAAAGCCAGCTAAGAACGGGAAGAGACAGAGCTGGGATTGGGAGCTGGAGACACACATAGTACGTCACAGATACAAAAGAGAAATTCATACTCGTCACTGGCTCCCTGGGGCAGATAAAGAACAACCAACAGAGAAGGAGTTAATTGTGCTTAAGAATTGTTATGAAAGATTGCCCCCTTGTGTTGAATTCTTTGTATGACACTTTTTAAGATTAGTATTCTCATATATTTATAAAGcttcaacatattacacagctctgtGCATTGagtggatcatgatacaaataaagtaTATACATTGACATGAACAAAAGATAACGTTGGCCCTGCCtaaacaagcttacaatctaagaggtgggaGAAACACTTTACACATAAGGTAGGGTAATAACTGTAGTGGCTGCTGGTAGAGAAAATGTGAGCTACGAGTAAAGCAGAGTAAATGGAATAACAGTGATACAGTGAAGAGGAGAGAAGAAGATATTGGTCTTCTGGAATATTTAAAGATTTTGAAGATTAAGGAGTCTGATAGGTAATTCCATATAAAGGGGTGCTGCTCAAGTCTTACATGGGATGAGGTTATGGGAAGGAAAATTAATAGAAGGTCATTGGAGGAGTGCAGAGGTCAACTGGGAAAGTATTTATAGAGGGACTTGTAAGCAGGGCTcagcttttttaattttattctgaAGTTTATGAAAAGCCAATTAAGGTACTAAGAGAGAGGGTCAGCACATGAGGACCAACAAGACATGAAGATGGGTCTTATACCAGCATTCATGATTGATTGCAGGGTGGGATAGTCTTGTTATTGGCAGGCCAGACAGAATGAAGTTACAGTAGTTGTGGTGGGAAATTACAAATGTGATGGATCAGGAGTGTGGTGGCATCTTGTGTGAGGAATGGACATATTTTGGAGATGTTGTGAAAGCTGAATGACTTGGAGATTATCAGACTGAGAGGAATAAAGGCGAGTGGGAAGTCAATGACGATACTGAGATAGCAGACTTGGGAAGTAGGTAGAATAATGTTGCCATTgactattaaaaatatatcaTCCTGATGATTGGAAGGTGATGGAAGCAATGAAAACCGTTACCAGTTGATAATATATGGAGTTGTAGAAATCTTCAAGATTTATTAGGCATTAAGCTATGGTTTACTGAAAGGATGTCATAGAACAATTTCATTTGTGATTTTGTGATCTCCAGTAATATAGAATGACAGATTTTCGATGACTGGATCTCTATATAAACATATAGAACCAGAAATACACAATAGAATCGCATAATTACAGTTGTGAATCCTGTTCTGCACAAACAACACTTGATTTGCTTCACACTTTTGTTAACCCAATCCTCTCCACCTTTCCTCATACAGCTGATGCAGCAGCAGACAACAGTTCTTTCAACTTCACATGGTAGTTACCTAAGCCCTGGTGTGGCATTTCCCCCATGCCATATTCAGCAGATTGGAGCTGTCAACCTGAATGGGTTGCCAGCCACACCTATCACACCAGCATCAGGTGAGCACTGGAGTAAATGTGATGGTACATGACATTGATTTCAGTAgggttttaaataataattgtgagATGGCCTTGTGTTTGATTACATAAGCTACTTTAGAATACCAgcttttgttttaattaatagcGATTTCATTGAATTAATttagcaaattaaaaatacacCTAAATCACTGAGATGGCTGGATTTGTTTATCAATATTATTTTGTAAAGATGCAAGCTGTATTTTGTCACTCAAGCAATTGCAAGGCTGGGGAATAACGTGTAGCAATAGTGCTCAGAGTTCCTTTGTATAAGGCAGGGTTTCAGTTACTTAGCAACACTAGCAGCAGTCTAGCAATATCAGGAATTGTGTTGCTTAGTTACATGGAGAAGAGTTAAGTTGCTTAGTGACATTGGGAGGAGTACATTGCTTAGTGACACTGGCATGTGTTGCTTAGTAACTGTGAACAGCTGTTATTAGCCAAAACTGTATTTTCTCTTAATTTATGCCTGGCTGACCATTATATATACTTGCTCCGCAGGATTACATTCTCCACCTGTCATTGGCACTGCAGCTGTGCCTGGCCTGGTTGCACCATTAACCAATGGATTTCCAGGTCTTGTACCATTTCCTGGTAGCCATCCTGCTTTGGACACAATTTACACCAATAGCATTGTGCCATACCCAGGTGAGTAGCAAAGGAAGGTGGAAAAGCAATATTTGCCACAGATATCCTTATCACTCTGATGGTTTTTGATCTTTGCTTTCTTGTTTCTTATCATTCATACACAGCTCAGAGTCCTGCACTGACAGTGGAGAGCCTGCACCCTTCCTTCACTGGGGTACAGCAGTATTCAGGTATCTCCCTGCTTACCCAGATGTTCATCTATGTGCACATTCATCTTTTTAGACTCACTCACAGCCATGGGAGTCTGGGAGTTAGAGAATAAAAAAATGGATAATTGCTATAGTCATCCCATAAATTTCTATGACACTTTTAGGTTCTCCATATTTATTCTGCTCTGCAATGTCCAAGGTTATGAGATGCTGCCACTGAAATTTTTATAAGGGTGTAGTGTTCTTAATAATCGAGTCAACAGTTGTTAGCAGCCTACCAAATGAAACATGttcttaaaggaccactaaataaTTCTAAAGTaccttatataaaagagctattatcacattcacaaatacatttaaaagttcCCGTACCATGACAGAACTTGAAATGTTTCACGTTGTATTACATTTGTAGCGCCGCTAAGTGCAAGCTGCCGATCTCTGTTATAAGCCGTTTTTTTGCAGCGATGCCTAAAAGAGTCCAGCTACAGTGTCTTATAAGGTTATTACTGAAAGGAAGGAATATATTTCCTTCCACAATCGCCTTATCTTAAATATCATCTGTTCTAATAAACTCCTGAAACTTCGTTTTTAATGATCTTTTGATAAGGATATCGTTAAAGACAGCTATATCATACAATATATTACTTTTGATTCCTTGGTGCACACCACATTAAATAAGGACTGAGGGCtgcttgttttattatattaggcttaaaaatattttttataattggaTTATTTTACCTTTTGTTGTAACAAACCCAAGCTTATAATTACTTGTCCCTGCTGCTTACACTTACCAGTGTCCTCACTTTACAATGAACGGCTGATCAGTGAAGTTCCCACAGGTAGGCTGGTTTTAGGAGGTGGGAAGATTTAAGATTAAAAACTCCACTGTGTCCTGATCCCATCCTCCTCCTCAACCCGTTTTCAGTGGATAAGAATTGAAAATCAGGGATTCTTAGTCTCCTGGCACCAGATCAAGCAGGGTGAGTGGTTTTAATGTGCCCTCCCCCCCTGCTCTCACCACAGGCAGCTTTCTGCAGCCACCCTGGGGGGGATTTAGTTTTTCTTTAATAAGTGATTGTTATACATTGAACCATTCTGGTAATAAATATAGagtaatatgacatttgttttGACACACACCCACAGTTCACCATTCCTTTTGTTTTCCAAACCAGCAATTTATCCCACAGCTGCTCTTACGCCTGTCACACACAGCACCCCACAGCCTCCTCCAATCCTGCAGCAACGTGAAGGTAAGGCCCTGATGGAAATCTCAAACTCAAAGAGATTGCTAAGTACTCACAGTGTGTAGTTTGCATGATAGCTGTGCATGGGTAAAGTAATTCAGAAGCTTCACTAGTTTTTCATATTGATAAAATACTGTCCGATATGGAGCAGAAGAGGGGACAAGTTCAGGCAAGGTAAACATACCACTCCCCCCGAAATCAGAGTTGGGTATACACAGAGTGCAGTGGCTCATAATATGTGTTTGATGAATGCAAGTAAATGGTAGAGATGTGTACAAGCTGTAAACAGTAACCTTTGTTTAATGCATCTGATGTAGACTTCCTACACAAATAGCAATCTGGTCATTTGGCACAGCTACTAGAGGTCCAAATCAGTTTGTCCACACCTGTAGTTGGCTAACCTGCACTGATCCTTTTGTTCaagttttggaaaaaaataaccGGATGGAAATGCTTTTATTGCCACCTGTCCTACTATAAGTGGCATAGATGGCATGGAATGCATGTCATTCATTGTTCATCCCAACTGTGTCAGATTTTTTGATCAGTATAGAGATCAATTTGGGACTCACGTCTGGTGCAGTGGCAGTGTCTTAGGCCAAATTGAAAAAAGTATGTAAGAAAGTATGTGAACAACATTATTCTTTAGGGTTCATACAAACGGGTTTTAATATCAGTCATTCCCTGTGCGTTCGTAAAGCCCGGTGAACGCATTTTAACACAGATAGTCCAAAAAGTAATGTAAGCAGatatacctatacacacacacttactgaCCAACATTCgctttgattttttatttatatacaatacattataaaGGAATCTTATGACATTAAAGTTGTGCTTAATAAGTACATCGTACAACACTGTGCTGAAGGGAAGCTTTGAGAACACGCTGTGAACACTGTTTAAAGatgaggacaaagtacaaggtgcTCTTTCAACAAAGGTGATTATACAAAATTAAAGCTGCAAAAGTAGATGCAAAAGCACAAATGGAGGCACAAAAACatcacacatgcacaaaattgtCTTTTATACTGCATTATACAAAGTAATTCAAGCCACTCTTATTAAAATCATGATAAGcgaaaaacaataataaactgACAAAGGTACATTCATCATTCAGACAACATGTAATTCCTTTTCAGAATTCATGTTATCAAAAGAATATGCCACAAAGCGTaaaaggacatttatgaaaactggtgtgcAGCATTTTCTATACAGTACTAGAATAAGGATAGACTCTGATTGATTACTTTGAGTTACAGATTTTTATACaggattttttgttgttgttacctGTGCATTTTATAACAGTACAGCAATGCATAGATTAATTAGTTAGACTAATTACTGTttggtttgtatttatttatgtcttcccatttttctttatttgcggattcttttttcattctttattgtTATACTAGCAGGGTCACCTGGCGTTGTgtgggtccgatttgtaatgtgcaccaatttttatatattagcaaagtgTTTGGTTAATAGACTAAAAatactatttagaaaataagatttgctgGTTTGTCACAATGTCCTGAAGTGGCGAGGTTTCCTTaaagcagtcaaacaattgttttgcaaccaaaaaattatgttttcaatatttgttgcattgtcactatgtggtctaataggttactttttcaatactaaattactatgtaagatttgcagccctaccttgagagctgtggaagatatttgccaacaaacaaacaaatgaacttcttttatatatatatatatatatatatatatatatatatatataaaaagatatcaGTAAAGTgcaataattatatattgtttttaactcTATTTACTGCATATTTTAGTAAGTTTTATTGTAGGACTTTCATTTGTAGCAGATACTCTCAGTTTATACAAATAATACATCCAAGAAACCACCAACTTAGTGTtccttgattattattttttttctctgtaatttTAATAAACAAGTCTGTTATTGAATATCAATAGTTGCGAAGTTTATTTGCTGTCATGGTGTCTTTGCTAAAGGTATAAATATTTCTACCATGTAGGCAATTATTGCAGTTTGCATGATTTTGGCTAGTCTTTGCCACTTATAACAGTAGAGGAAGCAGAAAGTGGAGGTAAATTATCTTTAAAATTATGGTAAATTAACTCCATATTCTACATAGAATCCTCTATTTTCCCTCTAGTTTTGAGCAAAAAAAAGTGGTGGCATTTGTTACAGGAAATGGAACCAATTTAATCATATTAAAAACGATTTACCACTTACTGCTTCTTCCACTTTTATAGaattccctttttaagagattaAAAGCCAAGGAAGAAAATGTGTCTTTTTCCTTGGGAAAATTCTTGTGCACCTTGGTGGTGACGAACCATTCTCAATGTCTGTGCTGATAGCTCTGTCCTGTGTTACTGGTTATCTGTTGCAGgaaaacatttttagatctggcctAGATAGGTGTAAAATTCCAGATATTAATTTATGCCACACCTCCAGTTTCTAAGAAATTGTGTACCCCcccctactgtaaaataaaacGGCTCCA
The Mixophyes fleayi isolate aMixFle1 chromosome 1, aMixFle1.hap1, whole genome shotgun sequence DNA segment above includes these coding regions:
- the CELF5 gene encoding CUGBP Elav-like family member 5; the protein is MARLTEREARRQQQQHPPQQQPRACPMSGPEPPSQQPDSMKDLDAIKLFVGQIPRNLEEKDLKPLFEQFGKIYELTVLKDRYTGMHKGCAFLTYCARDSAIKAQTALHEQKTLPGMARPIQVKPADSESRGGDRKLFVGMLSKQQSEEEVTSMFQAFGSIEECSVLRGPDGSSKGCAFVKFSSHAEAQAAIHALHGSQTMPGASSSLVVKFADTDKERTLRRMQQMVGQLGIFTPSLALPISPYSAYAQALMQQQTTVLSTSHGSYLSPGVAFPPCHIQQIGAVNLNGLPATPITPASGLHSPPVIGTAAVPGLVAPLTNGFPGLVPFPGSHPALDTIYTNSIVPYPAQSPALTVESLHPSFTGVQQYSAIYPTAALTPVTHSTPQPPPILQQREGPEGCNLFIYHLPQEFGDNELTQMFLPFGNIISSKVFMDRATNQSKCFGFVSFDNPSSAQTAIQAMNGFQIGMKRLKVQLKRPKDTTQPY